AAACTGCCATTTTTATGGCTTCAACTAGATCAAAATCTATTTGCAGAAACTTCACGTGGGAATTCGCTGATTGCTGCTGGGAGTCGGTATGGAGCCAGAGGAGAAAAAGTAGAAGGCGGTTATAAAATAGAGGGCTTGAGTGTTTCTCAAAAAGCAAAACCAGTAAAATTCAGCGCTCTTACTGAGGATACCAGAATGCAGATCCGTTTGGATGAGCCACTGGCTGCAAATGGTGAAACTGTTACCATAAAAATGGATTTTTCATTTGTTATCCCTATAAATGGTTCTGACCGGATGGGACATCTGACCACTAAAAACGGGGAAATTTTTGCTATTGCACAATGGTTTCCGAGAATGAGTGTTTACGATGATATTTTAGGCTGGAATACTTTACCTTACTGGGGTGCGGGAGAATTTTACTGTGAATACGGAGATGTGGATTTCTCAGTGACTGCTCCGGCCAGCCATATTGTTATGGGCTCCGGAGAGCTGTTGAACCCTCAGGAAGTGTTTACTGCGGATCAATTGACCCGTTGGAATGCAGCGAAGCTAAGTGATAAAACCGTTACTATTCGTTCTGAGGAAGAGGTAACAAACCCAAAATCACGACCGGCAAAAGAAACATTGACCTGGAAGTTTAAAATTAAAAACACCCGTGATGTAGCCTGGGCTTCGTCAAAAGCCTTTGTCCTGGATGCAGCCAGAATCAATCTTCCAAGTGGTAAAAAATCACTGGCTGTTTCTGCACATCCGGTGGAAAGCAACGGTAAGGATAGCTATGGCAGAGGGGTAGAGTATGTGAAATCTTCTATAGAGTATTATTCTAATAAATGGTTTGAATATCCTTACCCAATGGCGGTGAATGTAGCCAGTAATGTTGGTGGAATGGAATATCCCGGAATTGTTTTTTGTGGCTGGAAGGCAAAAAATGGAAGTGCGTGGGGGGTAATCGATCATGAGTTCGGGCATACCTGGTTTCCAATGATAGTTGGAAGTAACGAGCGTAAATTTGGCTGGATGGATGAAGGATTTAACACCTTTATTAATGGGCTGTCTAAATCTGCTTTTAATAACGGAGAATATAAGGCAAAACCTGAAAACATGCAGGGAGTTGCCAAATACTTAAGTAATGATGCGTTAGAGTATGTGATGTTAAGTCCGGATGCCATGAAAGAAGCCAATATTGGTGTAAACCTGTATTATAAACCTTCCTGGGGATTGAATGTGTTAAGAGATCAGGTATTAGGCGCAGATCGTTTCGATTATGCTTTTAAAAAATATATTGAAAACTGGGCGTACAAACACCCAAGCCCGTACGACTTTTTCCGTGCAATGGAGAATGGAGCCGGAGAGGATCTTTCCTGGTTTTGGAGGGGCTGGTTCCTGGAGAATTGGAAAACTGACCAGGCCATTACTGAGGTAAAAGAACTCAGCAAAGATGGAGTAAGAACAGGATATAATATTGTGATATCGAATTTGGAAAAAATGCCAATGCCGATCATTCTGGAGGTGAAAACAAAAGGAGGAAAGACAGAGGTAATTAAACTTCCAGTAGATATCTGGATGCGCAATACCAGCTGGACGGTAAATTACCCGACTACGGATGAAGTATTATCGGTAACTCTGGATCCGGACCGGGTTTTACCTGATAGTAACGCAGCAAATAACAGCTGGTCTAAATAATATAATTTTTCTATTGAAAAATCCCATTGTGAATATTCACAATGGGATTTTTTATTTATCCTGAGCGAGTATATCCATCTCATGTACCTGCAAATCAAAATAACTTGCAGAAGCCAGAAGATGATCAAATATATCGGCCATGATATATTCATAATCCACCCATTTAGTAGTACCAGTGAAGGCATAGATTTCCAGCGGCAATCCATTAGGAGTAGGTGCAAGTTGTCTGACCATCATCGTCATCTTTTTATGTAGTCCAGTGTGATTTGAAATGTAGTTGTCGATATACTTTCGGTATAGTCCGGCGTTTGTTAGATTTCTGCCATTGATCAGGAGGCTCTTATCCGCTGAAATGCGCTCGTTATGTTTATCGATGTCCTTTTGTCTGTGATCAATGTAGGAGGTTAACGACTGGATTCTTCTGAATTGTTCAACTTCCTCATAAGTTAGAAAACGAATGGTAGATTGTCTGATGAAGATTGCCCTTTTTATCCTTCGTCCTCCGGACTCACTCATTCCACGCCAGTTTTGAAAAGAATCGGAGATAAGGGAGTACGTCGGGATGGTGGTGATGGTCCTATCAAAATTCTGTACTTTAACTGTTGTCAGATTAATTTCTATAACATCACCATCAGCACCATATTTGGCCATTGTAATCCAATCCCCGATTCTTACAGTATCATTAGTGCTCACTTGTATGCTGGCAACGAATCCCATAATGGTATCTTTAAACATCAATAATAATACTGCGGAAACTGCACCCATTGCGGTAAAGAAGGTAACGGGAGATTTTCCGGTAAGGTTAGAGAAGATGATCACAGCACCTATAAAAAACAGGATGATCCTGATCACTTGCATGTAGCTTTCTATAGGCTTGGATTTGAAAGCAGATTTTTTTCTTAAAGAATCGGCCCCTGATCGGATCAAAGAGATGATCAGCCAAATAATGATAATGACCAGATATACCTCTGTTAGTTTGTTTAAGGGGGCAATCAGGCTGTGGAAAGAATAGAACACCGCGGGGATGGAATTTTTTACCAGGACAACAGCGGTGGTCAGCGCTACAAAATGAGAGAAACGGTTTTCCAGTAAATGATGAAAGAAATCAATTTTTGTACGTTTTGTAATGCGGATTAAGGTGATTCTTAACAGGCGTCTAAGAACATAATGCAGCAGATAAACGGTAATTATAAGTACCAGTAACAGCGCGAGAAGGTTGATGTAGTCGGCAATGCTATCAGGAACTCCCCATTTTATAAGAAGGTCATGTGTTTTCTTGCCGATGTTAATGAAATCAAAATTGTAATCTGTTGCGTTCATTTAGGATCATTTTAATGATTGCAACAGATTACAAAAAAATAATTGGAAAGACAATATTCTGATCTAAAAATATTAGTTTTTATAGGAGATTCGGTAAACCAGGTTAGCAAAATCATCTGATACCAGAATCGACCCATCCGGCAATTGAAGGATATCCACAGGACGTCCCCATGCTTTTCCACCTTTTAGCCAGCCCGTGGCAAAAGGCTCATAGCTCAGGACTTTATTGCCATCAAGCTTGACCAGCATCAGGCGATAGCCAGATGGTTCCTTGCGGTTCCATGATCCATGTTCAGGAATTAAGATCTGATTTTTATAGATCTTGGGAAACATATCACCAGTATAGAATTTCATGCCCAATGCGGCTACGTGTGCGCCGAGCTTTTGTTGTGGAGCGCTGAAATTTTTAGGGTCTTTCCCCTTTCCGAATTCAGGATCTAAGATGTCTCCTGCATGTACAAAAGGATAGCCAAAATGCATTCCGGCCTTTTCAGCACGGTTTAACTCATCTGCAGGAATGTCCTCGCCAAGCATGTCTCTTCCATTATCTGTAAACCATAATTCTTTGGTCAGGGGATTCCAGTCGAAACCAACAGAGTTCCGTACCCCGTTGGCAAAAACCTCAAGAGCTGTTCCGTCCGGGTTCATGCGGAGTATGGAGGCATATCTGTTGTCTTTATCCGTATTGTCACAGATATTGCAGGGTGCTCCGATTGGAAAGTAAAGCTTTCCATCGGGCCCAAAACCCAGGTATTTCCAGCCATGGTGGGTCTCTTTAGGAAGCTTATCATATACCAATACCGGTTTTGGAGGATTGGAAAGATGATCTTCTATCTGATCAAAGCGCCATATCCTGCTAACCTCAGCTACATATAAACTGCCATCTTTGAAGGCGATTCCATTTGGCATATCTTTCAATCCTTGCGCAATGATATAGGTTTTTTCCGCTACCCCATCCTTATCTTCATCTACTAAAGCATAGACCTTGTTGCCATCCCGATTACCAACAAACACGGTTCCGTTGCTACCTAATGCCATAGAACGGGCATTGTCTACCTTGCTATAAACAGCTATATGGAAGCCCTCTGGTAATTTGATATCCTTAAGTCTGGGTTCTTCGGATTTTTCCATAGGTCGGTTACAGGTTACTGCCATTAATGGAATGCAAAAAAGCATTGTTAAGATAGGGGGTAGACTTTTCATGACTGTAGGAGTTTTGATACTGAGTGATAACCCGTTAATTGTAATAATTGTTTGATTCGGAAGAAGACTTGTTATTAACGGGCTTTGAAGAAACTCTCTTTAAGCTTTTCCGGATCAATCGTTGCTTCCGTGGCATCAAGACGGATCAACCAGCCTTTTTGTTTTAGTAAGGCGATGTCCTCTTTGGCCACAGAAAGATCTTTTCCTTTGATGCGCTCATGGTAAATAATGGCCTCTTTAGGTTCTACATTTGCAGGAGTGTGAAATAAGATCTCGAGTTTGAATTTCGGCCAGATCTGGATATCCCCAAGCTGTGCAGAGTAGATCTTTTTCGTTGAATTTGCAGGTACGATCGCTGCAAATTCCCCTTTGTAGTGATCTCCTTTTTCTGTGGTCAGGCTGGCCAGTAGCTGAAATGAACTTTCATTAACTAAATGAAAATGCGCAACTGAACTGCTGTGCTGATCGGTAATCAGTGCCAAATAAATCCCTTCTTTTATAAATTGGGTTTCAGGTATGACGATTGTCTGACGGTTCGAAACAATATCATTGTCTGGAATTTCACCATGAACGAGGGTGACTTTCCTGGCTTGAACAGGAATTTCAAAATCATTGGAATCGGTTACCCCTATGGTGTCTTTATCTATGATTCTGGTAATGTATCCTTCTATGTTTTCGTCTACAAAACGAACAAAATCTCCTAATTTGAATTGCATCTGTTATGGATTAAATAAAACTGAATAGAACAAATTTAATCATTAGAGCCGGAAATTCTTCTTAATTTTGCAGTATGATGGGAGCAGAACAACCAAATAATCCATTACATGGTAAAACACTGGAGTTTATTGTTAAACAGCTGGTATGGCATTATGGATGGCCGGAATTGGGACTATTGGTTCGCATTGATTGTTTTCAGAACAATCCAAGTCTGAAGTCAAGTTTGAAATTTCTGCGTAAAACGGATTGGGCGAGGAAAAAAGTGGAAAAACTTTATCTGAATACATTTCACTAAAAATAATTTTCATTTATAAATGTCATAAAATGAACTATGGTCCTGATTTCTGGATGGACCGCAAGGTTTATATCCATAAAACGGAAGCGGATTATTTAGGCTTCGGAATTATTTTAACCCCATAAGATCTTAATTTTACCTGTTTTTCACTGACATAGCTTTACCTTGATGATGAGTTGACTTTGTCCTGTTTCCGCTGAATTATTTTTATGTTAACCCCTTGATTTATAAAATGTATTGTCTTACCTTTGCAGTCCCTTATTATAGGGGTAAAGTTTTTAAACATTAATAGAAAACAAAAAAAGAACAATGCCAACCATTCAACAATTAGTTAGAAAAGGTAGAGTAGCACTGGAGTTCAAGAGTAAGTCTCCGGCGTTGGACAGCTGTCCACAGCGAAGAGGTGTATGTACGCGTGTATATACCACTACCCCTAAAAAACCAAACTCAGCAATGCGTAAAGTTGCCCGTGTACGTTTAACCAATGGTAAAGAGGTGAATGCCTATATTCCAGGTGAAGGTCACAATTTACAGGAGCACTCCATTGTATTGATCCGTGGTGGTCGTGTTAAAGATTTGCCAGGTGTACGTTATCACATCATCCGTGGAGCATTAGATACTTCAGGAGTTGCTGGTCGTAACCAACGTCGTTCAAAATATGGTACTAAACGTCCTAAGCCAGGACAAGTAGCTGCGGCACCAACAAAAGGTAAAAAGAAATAATTAGGAGGAAAAACAAATGAGAAAGTCAAAACCAAAAAAGAGAATTATCCTTCCTGATCCAAAATTTAACGATGTTCAGGTGACAAGGTTCGTAAACAATATGATGTATGATGGAAAAAAATCCATCGCATATGATATTTTTTATGATGCTGTAGAACTAGCTGAGAAAAAAGCTGGTGAGAACGGATTAGAAGTATGGAAACGTGCTTTAACAAATGTAATGCCTGCTGTTGAGGTTAAATCTCGTCGTGTAGGTGGTGCAAATTTCCAGGTACCTACAGAGGTAAGACCTGACCGTAAAATTGCTTTAGGCATGAAATGGTTAATTTCTTACGCTCGTAAACGTGGAGAAAAAACAATGAAGGAGAAATTAGCAGGTGAAATCGTTTCAGCAGCTAAAGGTGAAGGTGCAGCAGTGAAGAAAAAAGAAGATACGCATAAAATGGCTGAGGCTAACAAAGCGTTCTCTCATTTCCGTTTCTAATTATACAGAATCATAAAATGTCAAGAGATTTAAAATTTACAAGAAATATTGGAATCGCGGCTCACATTGATGCGGGTAAAACCACAACAACTGAGCGTATCCTTTATTACGCCGGAGTAAATCACAAAATTGGTGAGGTACACGAAGGTGCGTCTACGATGGACTGGATGGTACAAGAAGCGGAACGTGGGATAACCATCACCTCTGCTGCAACAACCGTTTTCTGGCCTTACCGTGGTAACAAATATCAGGTAAACGTTATTGATACTCCTGGACACGTGGATTTTACCGTAGAGGTAAACCGTTCACTTCGTGTTTTGGATGGATTGGTATTCTTATTTTCAGCTGTTGATGGTGTTGAGCCTCAATCTGAAACTAACTGGCGTTTAGCTAACAACTATGCAGTTCCACGTATCGGTTTCGTTAACAAAATGGACCGTTCAGGAGCTGACTTCTTAAAAGTTGTTAAACAAGTAAGAGACATGCTGGGTAGCCATGCAGTTCCTTTGCAGTTACCAATTGGTGCAGAAGATAGCTTTACTGGCGTTGTTGATTTGATCAATAACCGTGGTATCGTTTGGAATGAGCATGATAAAGGAATGACCTTTACTGAAGTTCCAATTCCTGCTGACATGGAGGCTGAAGTTGCAGAATGGAGAGAGAATTTATTAGAAGCTGTAGCTGACTACGATGAGTCATTAATGGAGAAATTCTTTGATGATCCTAACTCAATCACTGAGCGTGAGATTCTTGATGCATTGCGTAAAGCAACTTTAGATGCGAAAATCGTTCCTATGGTTTGCGGTTCATCTTTCAAAAATAAAGGTGTTCAAACCATGTTGGATTTGGTTATGGAATTATTGCCTTCACCAATGGATGTGGACGGTATCACTGGTACTAACCCTGATACTGGTGCTGAAGTAACTCGTCAACCAGATGTAAATGAGCCGTTTGCAGCTTTAGCGTTTAAAATTGCAACCGATCCTTTCGTAGGTCGTTTGTGCTTTATCCGTGTTTACTCAGGTAACTTAGAAGCTGGTTCATACGTATATAATGCACGTTCTGAAAACAAAGAGCGTATTTCCCGTATCTTCCAAATGCATGCTAACAAGCAAAATCCAATTCCTAATGTAGGTGCTGGTGATATTGCTGCGGTAGTAGGATTTAAAGATATCAAAACAGGTGATACACTTTGTGATGAGAAACACCCAATCATTCTGGAATCTATGGATTTCCCTGAGCCGGTTATCGGTTTAGCTATTGAGCCTAAAACTCAAGCTGATATTGATAAATTAGGTATGGGATTATCTAAACTAGCTGAAGAAGATCCTACATTTAGAGTTCAAACTGACGAGGAAACTGGTCAGACTGTAATCTCTGGTATGGGTGAGCTTCACTTAGATATCTTAATTGACCGCTTAAGACGTGAGTTTAAAGTTGAGGTTAATCAAGGTGCGCCGCAAGTTGCTTATAAAGAGGCAATTCACGGATCGGTTCAACATCGTGAGACTTATAAAAAACAATCAGGTGGTCGTGGTAAATTCGCAGATATCCAGGTTGTTATTTCTCCAATCGATGCTGATTTTGAAAAAGGTGGTTTACAATTTGTAAATGAAATTACAGGTGGTTCAATCCCTCGTGAGTTTATCCCTTCTGTAGAGAAAGGATTTGCAGCATCTATGGCTAATGGAGTATTGGCTGGATACCCACTTCCGGACATGAAAGTTCGCTTAATTGATGGTTCATTCCACGCAGTCGATTCAGATGCTTTGTCATTCGAACTTGCTGCTAAAATGGCTTATCGTGAAGCATTACCAAAATGTAACCCTGTATTGATGGAGCCAATCATGAAAATCGAGATCTTAACCCCTGAAGAAAACATGGGTGATGTAATCGGTGACATGAACCGTCGTCGTGGTCAGCTTTTAGGTATGGATACACGTAATGGATCTCAGGTAATTAAAGCTACTGTGCCTCTTTCTGAAATGTTTGGTTATGTAACTCAGTTACGTACCATCACTTCTGGTCGTGCAACTTCAACTATGGAGTTTGATCACTACGAGCCAGCACCAAGAAACGTACAGGATGAAGTAGTTGCTAAATCAAAAGGCAGAATTAAATCCGCAGAATAATAATAAATCGGCGGCCGGTTATTAATAGCTCTAACCGGCTGCCATAATACATAAATAAGATGAGCCAAAGAATCAGAATCAAATTAAAATCTTACGATTACAACTTGGTAGATAAATCTGCTGAGAAAATCGTTAAGACTGTTAAACCTACGGGTGCAGTAGTTAGCGGACCAATTCCGTTGCCTACAGAAAAGAAAATCTTCACTGTTTTACGTTCACCACACGTGAATAAAAAAGCACGTGAGCAGTTTCAGTTATGTGCTTACAAACGTTTGTTAGATATTTATAGCTCTAACTCTAAAACAGTTGATGCTTTAATGAAACTTGAATTACCTAGCGGTGTTGAAGTTGAAATCAAAGTTTAACTATATAGACGGTTAACATAAAAAAGCCTTCCTGATTATTCAGGAAGGCTTTTTTATGTAATAAGAGGTCTGTTTATCTACCTCTATTTTTTAATTCATCAAGTTTATTGCGTTCATCCTGCAACTCTCTGGCCAACTTCTTTTCCTTGTCATTGGCCTTCATTTTATAACTTTGGTATTCCTGGGAAATCTCTTCATATAAAGAACTTCTGTAGTTGGCTTCATGAATATGTTTAGCTGATCTGAGGATCACAATTGCTAACGCTGCTGCCAGTACCAGGATCAGGCTCCATACAATTACATTGTAATTGCTCTTCGTAAAAGAAATGCCAAGAAAGCTGATCTCATTTAATTTAGCATTAGATGTGGCTAAAGAGCTTTCTGTTCCGGAAATTTGTCCTTTTAATGTGGCAATGGTTTTTTCTTGTTCGGCAAGTTTTGACTTTACAGTGCTCAGTTGCCTGCGGTTGGTGTTTAGTGAATCTGCTACACTTTTCCAAAGTCCGGCAAGTCTGCTTGGATTAATCAGCTTGTAGCCATTAATGGTTTTCGATTTTGAAAGCATGAATTCGTATTGGCCCCGAAGACCAGGGGCAGCTTTCGCACTGTCTGCTGGAATTTGTGATTGTGCGTTTAGATTTAATAGGAGAACGGCTATGATTGCGAATATCAGTTTTTTCATAAAGTGCTGTTTTTTAATAGGATATTTCTGTTTTTAAAGGTAATTAATCTGAGTTTTGTGGTGTTTGAAGGCTCATGATGGCGGCATGATATTTAATTTAACATTCATATTGTAATTTTATTGTGTTCAGGTTATAGATAGTATATTTGCGGCAATGTCGGTATTACTATTCACAATTATAGTTTTAGCAGGAGCTTTTTTAGCTGGATTGGTTGGTTCGCTGACTGGTTTAGGGGGTGGGGTAATTATCATTCCATTGCTTACACTGGTACTTGGCGTGGATATTCATTACGCCATCGGCGCTTCTATTGTGTCTGTAATTGCGACTTCTTCAGGTTCGGCCGCCGCCTATGTAAAAGAAGGAATTACGAATATCAGGATCGGAATGTTCCTTGAGATGGCGACAACAATCAGTGCGATTATCGGTGCTGTAGTGACGGTATATCTTGATCCGAGCTATATTGCTGTTATTTTTGGTTTAATCCTCTTGTTTTCGGCTGCAATGATGATCGTAAAGAAACTAGACCGTTCCGATAATGATACTTCGGGAAAACTTGCAATGTTTTTTAAGCTAAATGGGACTTATCCCACGGAAGAGGGAGTGAAAAAGTATGCAGTCCACCGCGTACTTGGCGGATTTATCATGATGTTTTTTGCAGGCATTATTTCGGGTTTGCTGGGGATTGGATCAGGGGCATTGAAGGTAATTGCAATGGATAATATCATGAGAATTCCCTTTAAAGTTTCTACTACTACCAGTAATTTTATGATGGGGGTTACGGCTGCTGCAAGTGCAATAGTATACCTTCACCGCGGACAAATAGACCCGGGGATTGCGATGCCCGTAACTATAGGAGTGCTTTGTGGGGCTACTTTAGGATCAAAGATTCTGGTGAAAACCAAAACGGATAAATTGAAAGTAGTATTTGCGGCGGTCGTTACCTTTCTTGCGCTGCAAATGATTTATAATGGCTTATCAGGTAAATTATGAGTTCAGATAAGAGAAATTTCTTTGCAGACCGCGACATTCAGGTCATTCTGGGTACCTTGTTAAGGGTAGGGGTTATTGCATCTATGTCTGTGGTGATGATCGGAGGATTGCTTTATTTGTTCTCAGACCATGCGGTACTGATTGATTACCGTAATTTTAATCCAGATAAGTCTGGATTCTCTTCTATCCCTGCTATTCTAATCGGATTAAAAGATCTGGATTCAAAAGCGATCATTCAATTTGGTACATTGCTGTTGATTTTTACCCCCGTAGCCAGGGTTGTTTTTTCTATATTTAGTTTCCTTATTGAGCGTGATTACTTGTACGTTTTGATTGGTTTGTTCGTTTTATCTATAATCTTGTATAGCCTGAGTGACAAGTTAGTCGGATAAAAAGTTACTTATCTGAGTCCATTCCCCTTCGCGGAAAAAAATAGCGTTTATTTGAAAAAATAATTAGCTAACTATTTGAAAATTAAGATTTCTTTCGTATTTTTGCCGTCCCTTAAAGGGAATTGTATCCACCTTGAACGAAGCCCTACTGCTTCGATGGGTGTTAATTTAAAAAAAGAAAATGTCAGGTATTATTGGAAAAAAAGTAGGAATGACCAGCATTTTCGACGCCGATGGAAAGAACATTCCATGTACGGTGATCGAAGCTGGGCCTTGTGTAGTAACACAGGTAAAGACCGCAGAGAAAGACGGTTACGTTTCAGTTCAGTTAGGTTTCGACGAAGCCAAAGAGAAGAACACTACCCAGCCTCTTAAAGGCCACTTTGCGAAAGCAAACACTACCCCAAAACGTAAATTGGTTGAATTTGAACCGTTCGAAGAATCGTTGAACTTAGGTGATACGGTAACGGTAAATATCTTCAGCGAAGGTGATTTTGTGGATGTTGTAGGTACTTCAAAAGGTAAAGGTTTCCAGGGTGTTGTAAAACGTCATGGTTTCGGTGGTGTTGGTGGACAAACTCACGGACAGCATAACAGAATGCGTGCGCCAGGTTCATTAGGTGCTGCATCTTATCCTGCACGTGTATTTAAAGGTATGCGTATGGCGGGTAGAATGGGTGGTGACAGAGTGAAAATTCAAAACTTACAAGTTTTGAAAGTTTATGCTGATCAAAACCTTGTTGTAGTTAGTGGTTCCATTCCAGGAGCTAAGGGTTCTTACGTAATCTTAGATAAGTAAGCAGATGGAAGTTAAAGTATTAAACATTTCAGGAAAAGAGACAGGTGCCAAGGTGCAACTTCCTGAGTCAGTATTTGGCATTACGCCTGTTGACCACGCGATCTATTTAGATGTTAAACAGTATTTGGCTAATCAACGTCAAGGTACTCATAAGTCTAAACAACGTAACGAAATCGCTGGTTCAACCCGTAAACTATACAAACAAAAAGGTACTGGTGGTGCTCGTGCCGGAAGTATTAAATCTCCATTGTTCAATGGTGGTGGTCGCGTGTTTGGTCCTCAGCCACGTGATTATAGTTTCAAATTGAATAAAAAATTAAAGCAACTAGCTCGTAAATCAGCATTGACTTACAAAGCTCAGGATAACAACGTTGTTGTTTTAGAAGACTTTAGTTTTGATTCAATCAAAACTAAAAACTACATCAATTTAGTTAGCGCTTTAAATTTAGCTGGCGAAAAGACATTGTTGGTTTTACCTTCACAAAATAACAATATCTATTTATCAAGCAGAAACATCCAGAAAGCGAAAGTGATTACTGCAGATCAGTTGAATACATATGATGTATTAAACTGTGGCAAGCTTTTGTTTACTGCTGATTCTCTTAAAACATTGGAGGAGGCATTTGCCAAGTAATATGGAATTTTTAAAGAAACCAATATTAACAGAAAAAGCTTCTGCATTAACAGAAAAGTCTAACCGCTTTACTTTTAGAGTAGAACACAAAGCAAATAAATTGCAGATTAAGCAAGCCATAGAGAAAATGTACAACGTTAACATTTTAGCCATTAATACAATGGTTGTAAATGGTAAAATGAAGTCCAGAAACACTAAAGGTGGTTTAGTTACGGGTCGTAGCCCAAAATACAAGAAAGCGATTGTTACACTGGCAGCAGGCGAGACAATTGATTATTACGCGAATATTTAATAAGAATTGAATAATTTATAACTATGGGCTTAAGAAAATTTAAACCAGTCACTCCGGGAACCCGCTTTAGAGTAGGTGCCAGCTTTACGGAGATTACAGCAACCAAGCCCGAAAAATCATTGGTTGTATCTTCTAAAAAATCGGGAGGACGTAACAAT
This region of Pedobacter steynii genomic DNA includes:
- the rpsJ gene encoding 30S ribosomal protein S10, whose amino-acid sequence is MSQRIRIKLKSYDYNLVDKSAEKIVKTVKPTGAVVSGPIPLPTEKKIFTVLRSPHVNKKAREQFQLCAYKRLLDIYSSNSKTVDALMKLELPSGVEVEIKV
- a CDS encoding VF530 family DNA-binding protein; amino-acid sequence: MGAEQPNNPLHGKTLEFIVKQLVWHYGWPELGLLVRIDCFQNNPSLKSSLKFLRKTDWARKKVEKLYLNTFH
- a CDS encoding PQQ-dependent sugar dehydrogenase, which translates into the protein MEKSEEPRLKDIKLPEGFHIAVYSKVDNARSMALGSNGTVFVGNRDGNKVYALVDEDKDGVAEKTYIIAQGLKDMPNGIAFKDGSLYVAEVSRIWRFDQIEDHLSNPPKPVLVYDKLPKETHHGWKYLGFGPDGKLYFPIGAPCNICDNTDKDNRYASILRMNPDGTALEVFANGVRNSVGFDWNPLTKELWFTDNGRDMLGEDIPADELNRAEKAGMHFGYPFVHAGDILDPEFGKGKDPKNFSAPQQKLGAHVAALGMKFYTGDMFPKIYKNQILIPEHGSWNRKEPSGYRLMLVKLDGNKVLSYEPFATGWLKGGKAWGRPVDILQLPDGSILVSDDFANLVYRISYKN
- the fusA gene encoding elongation factor G — translated: MSRDLKFTRNIGIAAHIDAGKTTTTERILYYAGVNHKIGEVHEGASTMDWMVQEAERGITITSAATTVFWPYRGNKYQVNVIDTPGHVDFTVEVNRSLRVLDGLVFLFSAVDGVEPQSETNWRLANNYAVPRIGFVNKMDRSGADFLKVVKQVRDMLGSHAVPLQLPIGAEDSFTGVVDLINNRGIVWNEHDKGMTFTEVPIPADMEAEVAEWRENLLEAVADYDESLMEKFFDDPNSITEREILDALRKATLDAKIVPMVCGSSFKNKGVQTMLDLVMELLPSPMDVDGITGTNPDTGAEVTRQPDVNEPFAALAFKIATDPFVGRLCFIRVYSGNLEAGSYVYNARSENKERISRIFQMHANKQNPIPNVGAGDIAAVVGFKDIKTGDTLCDEKHPIILESMDFPEPVIGLAIEPKTQADIDKLGMGLSKLAEEDPTFRVQTDEETGQTVISGMGELHLDILIDRLRREFKVEVNQGAPQVAYKEAIHGSVQHRETYKKQSGGRGKFADIQVVISPIDADFEKGGLQFVNEITGGSIPREFIPSVEKGFAASMANGVLAGYPLPDMKVRLIDGSFHAVDSDALSFELAAKMAYREALPKCNPVLMEPIMKIEILTPEENMGDVIGDMNRRRGQLLGMDTRNGSQVIKATVPLSEMFGYVTQLRTITSGRATSTMEFDHYEPAPRNVQDEVVAKSKGRIKSAE
- a CDS encoding M1 family metallopeptidase gives rise to the protein MMNKSTLLLVLLCAIGFSSMGQQTTGNYNPHAAFNPLFYTQNGNEYRSANGYPGAKYWQNRADYQITAKLDEIKRSVTGSVIITYKNNSPDKLPFLWLQLDQNLFAETSRGNSLIAAGSRYGARGEKVEGGYKIEGLSVSQKAKPVKFSALTEDTRMQIRLDEPLAANGETVTIKMDFSFVIPINGSDRMGHLTTKNGEIFAIAQWFPRMSVYDDILGWNTLPYWGAGEFYCEYGDVDFSVTAPASHIVMGSGELLNPQEVFTADQLTRWNAAKLSDKTVTIRSEEEVTNPKSRPAKETLTWKFKIKNTRDVAWASSKAFVLDAARINLPSGKKSLAVSAHPVESNGKDSYGRGVEYVKSSIEYYSNKWFEYPYPMAVNVASNVGGMEYPGIVFCGWKAKNGSAWGVIDHEFGHTWFPMIVGSNERKFGWMDEGFNTFINGLSKSAFNNGEYKAKPENMQGVAKYLSNDALEYVMLSPDAMKEANIGVNLYYKPSWGLNVLRDQVLGADRFDYAFKKYIENWAYKHPSPYDFFRAMENGAGEDLSWFWRGWFLENWKTDQAITEVKELSKDGVRTGYNIVISNLEKMPMPIILEVKTKGGKTEVIKLPVDIWMRNTSWTVNYPTTDEVLSVTLDPDRVLPDSNAANNSWSK
- the rpsL gene encoding 30S ribosomal protein S12 yields the protein MPTIQQLVRKGRVALEFKSKSPALDSCPQRRGVCTRVYTTTPKKPNSAMRKVARVRLTNGKEVNAYIPGEGHNLQEHSIVLIRGGRVKDLPGVRYHIIRGALDTSGVAGRNQRRSKYGTKRPKPGQVAAAPTKGKKK
- the rpsG gene encoding 30S ribosomal protein S7, giving the protein MRKSKPKKRIILPDPKFNDVQVTRFVNNMMYDGKKSIAYDIFYDAVELAEKKAGENGLEVWKRALTNVMPAVEVKSRRVGGANFQVPTEVRPDRKIALGMKWLISYARKRGEKTMKEKLAGEIVSAAKGEGAAVKKKEDTHKMAEANKAFSHFRF
- a CDS encoding mechanosensitive ion channel family protein, producing MNATDYNFDFINIGKKTHDLLIKWGVPDSIADYINLLALLLVLIITVYLLHYVLRRLLRITLIRITKRTKIDFFHHLLENRFSHFVALTTAVVLVKNSIPAVFYSFHSLIAPLNKLTEVYLVIIIIWLIISLIRSGADSLRKKSAFKSKPIESYMQVIRIILFFIGAVIIFSNLTGKSPVTFFTAMGAVSAVLLLMFKDTIMGFVASIQVSTNDTVRIGDWITMAKYGADGDVIEINLTTVKVQNFDRTITTIPTYSLISDSFQNWRGMSESGGRRIKRAIFIRQSTIRFLTYEEVEQFRRIQSLTSYIDHRQKDIDKHNERISADKSLLINGRNLTNAGLYRKYIDNYISNHTGLHKKMTMMVRQLAPTPNGLPLEIYAFTGTTKWVDYEYIMADIFDHLLASASYFDLQVHEMDILAQDK